The nucleotide window CATGACTTATCTTCTGTTTACTTCACCATCTTCTATTGGCTTTTTTTGATCTTGGTGAAAGGCCTGTTTCTGAATTTGTCAGTTAGTTTGCCATTTTACCAGactttattcattaaccagacTGACAGTTTCTTTGCCTATTTTGTGGTGCTTTGGGGAACTGATCTGACTTTCcacctttcttttttcagatttaAGGGCTTAGAAAATCTAATAAACATGTCCAGCAACATATGACCGCAAGGGGAGTAAAGGCAAAGTGCTGTGAATTAACGACTGACCGTACCCCTTAACCCTTTTCTGTACTGTACTCCACTAACTCCAGTCAAGTCAGAAAATAACCCAGAATTCTTCCAAATTGAATACGCTTGCTAGTTTTAAACCGGTTTTCCATAGAAAATGCAGTTCCATCACATTGACTAGatacatttgatttatttatatctgGACAAATGTGTTATGTGCCTTGGGTTCTTTGCTGACTTGGTGTAGGTTAGCCTCTAGCACGTCTGTGTCTTCCcttgtctgtttctgtggttGGAAGCTACATTCCTGCTTGTATTGAGTGGTGGTGCTCTTGCTGTTCATAAGTGtagtgattttttcccccttgcttTCTTACTAATAAAGCTGTTACCATCTGAAATGCGATtccattattcttttttttttggtgtgcaaTGTGTAGAACCAACATTACCCAGCCTTTTACAGCACATTGtactcagcattttttttccactcccaTGTCCTCGTTGATTTCATGTTACGACTCCTCCCTGACGTGACCGTGTTATTTATGGTGAAGGTATGGTGATGATGCAGGCAAAGCCACAGACACTGCTCTCCAGTCAGTGGTCAATATTGGTGTGACGGCCTACAACTTTGATAATCTGGGCATCAAAGCCATCCTGAAGACCACAGGCGCGAAGACGGCCAAGGCCATGGTGAAAGACGGTAACGCAGAGAACGGACAACCATCCCAGACCGGGAAGACAGAGAcgaagaaagaagaggaggaagagaagaagaaatagATAACAGGACATTAATGTATTGGTTAAGTGGTTTTCTTTGGAGTTTATAGATAAAGTCGACCTCCTCATTTCcagatgtgaaaaaaatggGCATATGTAGCTTATTGATAGGCTGTTCATTTccaaagaggattttttttttacatcatttacttatttataaCAAACAGAGGAAGGGAGCAAAAACATTTAACGTGCATGTCAAATCTTAagattaattgttttatttcaactgtTGTGAAaagttatttatatttcattttattccagTGTTGCAATTTGGGATGTATTTTAATATTACTACCACGcacttttatgtatttatatgaaggCATTCCTATCTCGAGACACCTTACTGCTATCTGTTCTGTGTAACCTGACAACATGACGAGATCTACAACATATGGGCTTTTCTTTCCTGACATCATCATCTGATATCATCACTTCATGAAACAAATGACAGTATTACAAACCACAGTGCTGTGCTGGGTCATTGTTTATCAGGGTGTCCGCACGAATCAGAGTTAAATTCACTGCTTTTCATGAtaaatttgaacaaaattttacactttttgggggggaaaaaatcacctTTTCCTTATTCACATGAGCATTGCATGTAAGTACAAAATATTTGGTCACTTTCATGTTTGGTTATTGACTACATGATTCTAACAGACTCCAATTGCTTAGACAGCAAGctgccactggaaaaaaaaacaacaacaacaaaaaaaaaaaaaaaaaaaaaaattaggacttttcatttatttatttattttaccagaACTTGGAACAGGTAAGTCCGAGGATATTTGTGGATTTCCTTCCACAGATTCTAAAGTGAACAATCTGGTTTCctatgtgcatgtaaacacagtgtaTGAGAGTAAGTATAAAGTGAGTTAGGTTAACCTACAGCAGGCATTTTCCCTCAGGTTAACTGTAGCATGTCAATACAAAGAAAGTAGGCTATTAGGTTCAATGGTAGGTTTAGAGTTTTCTAATatcataaatatttaatttcatgcttgactaattttgacaaggtaaaagatgaatgaatgaatgaaactagacataaatttaaatttaagactatttaatgACTAATGGTTTAGTATTTACTAAACTCAATTTAAGCCTACTGAAGGACCTGCAGACAGCCTGGTTTATGTCTGAGGGCCAGAGAGACACCAGCACTGTACAGTCTGTGGTACTGAAGGGTCTGGGTGAACATGTAAATCAGATGCATCCAATAGTTGTAGtcctacacacagacacaggataGGCTACAAGCCGGATCAGTGTGTACTGTCGTTTGGTTGGAGTTATAGGCTAATTACACTGCCCGGCTTAACATGTAAGACTAATGAGATTAATTAAGCGAGATAAGGCGCGCACATACAAAGAAGTTGTTAATTTTGTCCCAAATTACCAACGACAAcgagtttttatttatttatttatttatttatttatttatttatgtggtgTTAGCAAGTTATTAGAGGCAAATTTCATTATTTATCACAATCTATTATTTTCCAACCTTGCCGATCCGCCACACCACTTCCGTCAACAGTTGTGCAAGCCGGAAACAGTGGTTTCCATGACAACCCAAACAAACACCTCCTCATCAGATGGCAGTTTTCAGAAACATGGTTGGAGACACCGACTACAGTAAATACGATTTAGCACGCCTTCGGGCAGAGCTTGAACAGGAGAGGGAAATGAAGTAAGTTTGGTTTTACTTTATTAATATTCTCTGCAAATGCCACCGCCAGTGAGCGTCAGGCTgctaatgaaaataaataaataaatgaccaaAGTGAGACCGGACCTTGATTTCTCCCCCCTGACTCCTGATTACAGAGAGATGCTTGAAGAGTCTGTGTCTGATCTGAGGAGCACCATGTGTGAGCTTCAGGAAAGACTGCACAGTGTTGACGGGGAGGGTGAGTGGATGGAAAATCTTTTGTTGTATCTGATTTGAgtattgcaaataaaaaaatttaatgcACAGAATATGCTATCTTGACCTATTACCTAACTATGATGTCTTCAGTGTTATTGCCAAGCACTGCCAAACACTATTGTTGGTGTCTATCCATAACATTTGCACTCATTCCTCAGCAATAAGGTGACCTTAAACTGCCCCAGACTCTAAATCTCATTCAAACAGCATAATGTATAATCAGTGGATGGCCTGTATGAGCATTACTGCACCCCACTGAGCTGTACATTGCATCTAATCAAGGATTTGCATCCCCTGATCTGCCAGGCAATGAGTGGAAGACCAGGTATGAGACGCAAATCGAGCTCAGTGgacagctggagagacagaTCTCAATCGTTCACGAGAGACTGGAGGACTTACGAGGGAACCCCATGGGTAAGGTCTACCTACCTGTCATTACAAAATGCAGATCCAACatccaaacaacaaaaacactttcagaGAAGCCTAAGACCTGTTATTGTATCTGTGAAGCTAAATGCTGATACTGTGGGCAGGAATGTTTGTTCCATTTAAAGTTCAAGTGGGAAACCAAGTGTAATAAACTCTCttagctgattaaaaaaaaaaaaaaaaaggcattaggGGCACTGAGAACTTGGAAAACCATCTTACATGAGTTTAAACCGTTCCGGCATCACACAACTGTATGTACAGGCTTACATGTATTGGCAACAAATCTCTGAAAGTGGCAGCAAGCATGTTAACAATACAGCCATTTAAtgttacagtttatttattgttgaaaaaaaaaaaacttgggagGGGCTATTCAGAGAAGAATCCCATTAGGACGGTatgcacaaaaaatgtcaaaaatagaGTTAACTTCCCACTTAACAGCAGCTGTgaaatcagtgaaatgtttaacaccccctctctgacacacacacacacacacactctttttcctCCCATGTTCGCACACATTgactcttttttgttttctgtttttgttttttgttttttttttcacagatcGATTAGCCTCCATCCGCACATATGATGAAATGCCAATAGTGAGTAGTCATTTTGTATTTATCTTCTTTATATTTTTAGCAATGCTTTTCCAAGACAATATTCACACTTCCAGGGCCACCAAAGTGTAGCTTAGGTAGAGGCACAAACACTGTACCATcagagagagctagagagacagcggcaggacacacacacacacacacacacacacacaaccacacacacacacagagagagagagagagagagagagagagagagagagagagagagagagagagagagagagagaggattgtgCTGCCAGCTGCAGCTCTCCATCCTCTGGCTGATGCAGGCAGAATAAACCAGACTTTAATCACAGCACAGTAATCACTGGATTATACAAACCATGGAAGAGTAATGCACACTAATTACAATGCTTTAACACTCCagacatgcatgtgcacgtgcgcacacacacaaacacatatcacACAAATACTGCGTAATACagtctaaatgtgtgtgtgtgtgtgtgtgtgtgtgtgtatgcatgcatgcatgcgggGCAGAGCTAACAGTGGCTCATTAGTTTATCTAGAGTGTGACTTGTGGGGTGGAGGACTGTACACGAACTGTGAGAGAGTGAAACAGTACAAGATGGACTGAGTATGCCAGGAGAGTACAGAGATATTTTTAAATAGTGCTCTGATTAAAAGTAAGGAACACTGTGCTCTGTAAAGAGGAGGTAAGATAACAGAATGCAGTCCACAGCTCCTTAGCAAGCGGCAACATTAACATATTCTTAAATCCGCCTCATTAGTACTAAACAGACTGACtacagctttttatttttgtgcattcagttCTGCTCCACAGGGGGACTGAGCGTTAACTGACCTGGCATAAAACAGGATAACATTAGCTGCTCCAAACCCAGAAATGAAACAAGTATCACTGATCTGCTCTGTGCTAGTAATTTCTTGCAGCCTCACTGTGGTTCAGCTCTTACATGTTTCCTTCATTATGTAGCAATTGTGGCCTTAATCCAACCTAATCCATTTCCTGATGCCTTTGACACATTAGCTATTCTGTTAGTGTATATTTTATCTACAGATTTATTCATGATTAGATCACTtattaaacaagaaaaaaaaaaacccacaatatatcaatatataatGCAGAGCTCTTGGCCAAGAACTGGACACTGCACTGGACAAAAATCTCtatcttaacaaatcatttagtctcatattcagtgttaaaatcttatttttcaaaaacctGCCAGTTGGATGTGACAGTTCCACCcgtttccaatgcaaatcaacttgtcTCCAAAATTTTTTGAATCAACTGTTGTTTTCTTGATACCagcgggctgatctgccttattcctCCTTGTTGCAACATATTTATAAAATTCActgaaactgcatcagaaacaTGTAGGtttatctcatcccaatggTCACTTCTTCCGCgtcttttaagaaaaacaaaatgcaagtaaatgtgagactaaattacCTTTTTAGATGGATTTTTCTGCAGCATGTAGCACTTAGTGTTCTTGGCATGTTTAGTGATATGAATTGTTTAACTGTAACAACAGCTGCATGCTGGAAAGATGCTCCCTTAGTGTTTTATTTGTAgtaattttaacatttcaacctgttttttttttttttttctcttttgcaggTCATGATGTAGAATGTAGCACCTGGTCAGCTTTTCTGGATATGCGTACACTATGTTTATACTAACTGTAGCAATTttgacacaggacacactgagaCAGCGCCTGAAGCTTCTAACCAACGAGAAGTGTGACCTCCAAAGCCAATTGATGGACTGTCGCCTCAGAATTGAACAAGAAGGGAAGGTGTGTATCTCTGTCAGCACAGTTACTGTTCAAGGGCTTTGTGTTTGGCTGTTGAGTGTATTGTTAAGGGTCACAGTCTCGGCTGGTCTGGTTTTCACTTCTCAGACAAGCGGCTCTGCACAATTCCTGGTTAATAAGGTTACCATTACCATTTACATTTGGTAACAAAGGATTGAGAAAGATTTCcccgttttttttccccatccttTGTATTTTTAGAACGATCAGTGCAAGATCGAACCCAACCTTTGTCCTGCACTGCTGTGATTGGACTAGTACGCTTTCACTTTATCAACTTGTTGCTCTGTGCATTGTTCTGTTCAGCAAACAGGAAGATATTAGCTGAATAAAGGTTTTGCCATGCAGCGCTTGCAGCACTTAATCCTCCTTCTAATCTGTTGCTCATTAACACCTAAGACCTCCTGTAACACACCCTGATACCCAAAGGCAGCAcgcacataaaacaaaacaatacaccaTAAGCAGGCTACTATTTGCTGTTTAATCTTTACAGCCActattaggaaaaaaaatacttcaaaacAGTGAAACATGAACTCTGTTTGTTTCAAATACCAGGCATTTCATAAAACCAATGATGAGAGGCGAGCGTATCTTTCTGAAATCGCTAAGGTAAGCGTCCCCATCCATCCCTGCCAACACAAGTCATAATTACAGTTAAGCTGAATAAGTAGCTTTCACACCTATTGATTTCCAATCCTTAAATATGTGCCACAATGAAGGATAGCTATTGTGGCTAAATGCTGCAGAAGGAGGATATTGTGGACACTCTCCACAGTCTGCTTCTTTTGAAAGAGAGCAAACGGCTGGTttgctctcttcttctcttttagGCCTAGTTCTGCTCTCCCATTCATCCTCTTGTGCTGCTCTCTCTCGTTATATAATAGGTGAGTCTCTGCTCAACTAAAAAGTGAGTCAAGGACTTTGCAGCTTACAGTATGTTGCAAGAAAGCTGGGTCCCTACAGTGCTCGAatgtacaacatttttaaaacacatctgTACATTTAAAGGAAGACTCTGCAgcaatttgtaatttgtttttgcacacaGAGCCATCTAAACACAATGATTATGTGTCTGCAGTGTAATTACACTCATGAATTCTCTGCTGCCACAGCTGTCTTCCACTCTTGAAGCCAACAGAAGGCAGTTCTCCATCCAACCACAAggggcagcagagagcaaaCAGAAAAGGTCAGTGAGGTTCAGCGTTTGCCGCAGTAGAGGTTGAATGAAAGCGCCCCGAGTCAGGAGTTGTCACTATGATCACATCAGCTGTCTTCAATCTGTCCAGGAGGAGAAACACATCTAATTCAAGTCAAACAGATCTACTCTTTATCCACTGTTGGCCTTGGCATGTTGAGCATTTACTTTACTCTAACTCTTTCTGTGTAGGGTTATACtgatttatgcttttttttttttttttaaagaataataatgattcagttgttgtttttaaactgaTAAAAAGGTCTAGCCCTATTTGCAAGCACAGTGTATTTTCAGCGACAGTTATATTGAGCTAAATTATATCAGTATCCTGAAACTCATTAAGACTCAGTAACAAGAcgagaacaaaaaaaagaagctatATTGATATTAAACCAATTTTGTGCTGGCATTCTGTTTCATATCCTGGAAAAGATGTTGTATGTTCTCCAGAATATCTCTCATCTGCACTGAAACTGTTCTTGTTGGTAAT belongs to Myripristis murdjan chromosome 14, fMyrMur1.1, whole genome shotgun sequence and includes:
- the ccdc169 gene encoding coiled-coil domain-containing protein 169 produces the protein MVGDTDYSKYDLARLRAELEQEREMKEMLEESVSDLRSTMCELQERLHSVDGEGNEWKTRYETQIELSGQLERQISIVHERLEDLRGNPMDRLASIRTYDEMPIDTLRQRLKLLTNEKCDLQSQLMDCRLRIEQEGKAFHKTNDERRAYLSEIAKLSSTLEANRRQFSIQPQGAAESKQKRSVRFSVCRSRG